The genome window TCAGCTATTTCATATTTTCAGGTATCCCAGACCGCTGCGCGGGTCCGCTTACCCACGCTTATGTCAGGATCGCCAACCGGCCGATCCGATCACTCTCACTTTCACTCGCACCGCTTCTTTTCCCCACAGAACCTTAACCACGTGGGACGAAGTCCTTTACGCGGCCACTCCAGCGCAGCCCGCACTCTCACCCTCACTTTCACTCTCACTCCCCCTAGACCGCGACCGCGAGTATATCTGCAGTGTTCCGAGCCTGTCTTCAGGCGACAAGACCGGGCCTATGCAAAAGCACAATAATTAATTCCCATAGGAACCGGACCGTATGCCTGGGAGTGCTACCAAGCACTCGGCCTCGACATTCCCCACGATCCTCGCGGCTTCATCGCACCCGCGGATTTCGCTAGCGACCCGAAGATTGAATGCCTTGGGGTGCTCAGCTGAGGCGCGGCTCAGAGTGAGGAGTGAGAAGTGAGGAGTGTTTGAGTGGTAGCGTTTCCAGTTTTCCGTGTTTCCAAATTTCAGCTTTTCAAAAGCCCACTATCACTCAGCCATCGGCTGAATCACTCTCACTCCGGCTCTGCCGGACATCACTAAATTTTCCATGAAAATTTTACTCACAGGCTGTGCCGGCTTCATCGGCTCACACACACTCGATCGCCTCCTTGCCGACGGCCACCAAGTCATCGGCGTCGATAACTTCGATCCGTTCTACGACCGCGCACTCAAGACCGCGAACATCGCAGCTCATTTGGACAATCCCAACTTCGAACTTCTCGAAGCCGACCTAGCCGAACCAGGAACCGACCAAAAACTCAAATTCCTAGCAGAGGGCTTTGGTCAGAAGACAGAGGACAGAGGTCAGAAGACAGAAGACGGAGAGCAGAAAACAGAGGAGGTTTCAGGTTTTCCGCTTTCCGCTTTCAGTGTTTCCGCATCTTTCGATGCGATCATCCATCTCGCCGCCAAAGCCGGCGTGCGTCCATCGATCGAAGACCCCGTCGGTTATCAGCGCGCCAATGTCATCGCGACGCAGAACTTGCTGGAATTCGCGAAGGAGAACGACATCAAGCAATTCGTCTTTGCTTCCTCCTCATCGGTGTATGGCGTGAACCCCAATGTGCCATGGAGTGAGAAGCACGATGTCTCCGGGCCGATCAGCCCCTATGCCAGCACCAAGGTCAGTTGCGAACTCCTTGGCCATGTCTATAGTCATCTGTATGGTATCCGCGTGCTCGGGCTTCGTTTCTTCACGGTTTACGGCCCTCGTCAACGCCCTGATTTGGCAATCAATAAGTTTGCGCGCCTGATCGAAGCCGGCGAGCCGATCCCAGTCTTCGGCGACGGCTCCACTCGCCGCGACTACACATTCATCGCCGATATCGTTGAAGGCATCCTAGGCTCCTTGCATTACACAGGCTCGAACTACGAAGTGATTAATATCGGCAACGACCAGACCGTCACGCTATCCGAGATGATTGAGACCATCGAGG of Lentimonas sp. CC4 contains these proteins:
- a CDS encoding GDP-mannose 4,6-dehydratase; protein product: MKILLTGCAGFIGSHTLDRLLADGHQVIGVDNFDPFYDRALKTANIAAHLDNPNFELLEADLAEPGTDQKLKFLAEGFGQKTEDRGQKTEDGEQKTEEVSGFPLSAFSVSASFDAIIHLAAKAGVRPSIEDPVGYQRANVIATQNLLEFAKENDIKQFVFASSSSVYGVNPNVPWSEKHDVSGPISPYASTKVSCELLGHVYSHLYGIRVLGLRFFTVYGPRQRPDLAINKFARLIEAGEPIPVFGDGSTRRDYTFIADIVEGILGSLHYTGSNYEVINIGNDQTVTLSEMIETIEEVVGKKAIIDRQPEQPGDVPQTWADVSKANKLFGYKPTISFKDGVTKFYDWWRDNQPVL